A section of the Etheostoma cragini isolate CJK2018 chromosome 12, CSU_Ecrag_1.0, whole genome shotgun sequence genome encodes:
- the LOC117954884 gene encoding tetratricopeptide repeat protein 39C-like isoform X1, producing the protein MAQLREPAPGSVDDDKTEGINDAELALKGINMLLNNGFKESDELFRLYRNHSPLMSFGASFVSFLNAMMTFEEEKMQLAFEDLKATERLCESENAGVIETIKNKIKRNMDSQRSGVAVVDRLQRQIIIADCQVYLAVLSFIKQELSSYIKGGWILRKAWKMYNKCYSDITHLQESSRRKASEQRAKPPPSLSSDTSDHSLSSSPGPSPSLGLAGISPEALDRLKGSVSFGYGLFHLCISMVPPHLLKIVNLLGFPGNRLQGLSALTYASESKDMKAPLATLALLWYHTVVQPFFALDGTDTQAGLMEAKSILQQREAIYPNSSLFTFFKGRVQRLECQISTALKSFRDALDLASDQREIQHVCLYEIGWCSMIELNYKEAYRAFERLKTESRWSQCYYAYLTGACQGATGDLDGAVTVFKDVERLFKRKNNQIESFSMKRAEKLKTTSLSKELCILSVIEILYLWKALPNCSTTNLQTMTQVLLGIDDASCAGLKNLLLGAIKRCLHNNNDAIQFFSLAARDEVGRLSNSYVQPYSCYELGCVLLNTPESAGKGRMLMVQAKEDYAGYDFENRLHVRIHSALASTMASAAQP; encoded by the exons GGAGAGCGACGAGCTCTTCAGATTATACAG GAACCATAGTCCTTTGATGAGTTTTGGTGCCAGTTTTGTAAGTTTTCTG AATGCCATGATGACGTTTGAGGAGGAGAAAATGCAGTTGGCCTTTGAGGACCTCAAAGCTACAGAGAGACTGTGTGAGAGTGAAAACGCCGGTGTTATTGAGACCATTAAAAACAAGATCAAGAGGAAT ATGGACTCTCAGAGGTCGGGGGTTGCTGTAGTGGACCGACTCCAGAGGCAGATCATCATTGCAGACTGCCAGGTTTACCTTGCAGTGTTGTCTTTCATCAAACAAGAGCTGTCAT CATACATCAAAGGAGGCTGGATCCTACGTAAAGCCTGGAAGATGTACAACAAATGTTACAGCGACATCACACACCTGCAGGAGAGCAGCAGAAGAAAGGCCTCTGAACAGCGAGCAAAGCCGCCTCCATCTCTGTCCTCTGACACGTCTGACCACAGCCTCTCGTCTTCCCCCGGGCCGAGCCCATCCCTGGGACTGGCCGGCATCAGCCCAGAAGCTCTGGATCGGCTAAAAGGGTCGGTCAGCTTTGGTTACGGCCTCTTCCACCTCTGTATCTCCATGGTGCCGCCGCACCTCCTGAAGATTGTCAACCTGCTGGGCTTCCCTGGCAACCGCCTTCAAGGCCTGTCAGCACTCACATACGCCAGTGAAAGTAAGGACATGAAGGCCCCCTTAGCTAC CCTGGCCCTCCTGTGGTACCACACAGTAGTGCAGCCCTTCTTTGCTCTGGatggcacagacacacaggcaggccTGATGGAAGCCAAATCCATTCTTCAACAAAGGGAGGCCATCTATCCAAACTCCTCCctcttcacttttttcaaaggcagagtcCAACGCCTCGAG TGCCAGATCAGTACAGCCTTGAAGTCCTTCCGGGATGCCTTAGATCTGGCCTCTGACCAGAGGGAGATCCAGCACGTGTGTTTATATGAAATAG GTTGGTGCAGCATGATCGAACTGAACTACAAAGAAGCCTACAGGGCCTTTGAGCGACTGAAGACCGAGTCTCGCTGGTCCCAGTGCTACTACGCCTACTTAACTGGAG CGTGCCAAGGAGCCACAGGTGATCTGGACGGAGCTGTCACAGTTTTCAAGGATGTTGAAAGACTTTTCAAACGCAAGAACAATCAGATCGAGTCGTTCTCCATGAAGAGG GCTGAGAAGCTTAAGACCACAAGTCTGTCCAAAGAACTCTGCATCCTGTCTGTGATTGAGATTCTTTATCTGTGGAAAGCTCTGCCCAACTGCTCCACCACCAACCTTCAGACAATGACACAAG TCCTGCTGGGGATTGACGATGCCTCGTGTGCTGGCCTGAAAAACCTGCTTCTTGGTGCCATAAAAAGATGTCTTCATAATAACAACGATGCCATTCAG ttttTCAGTCTGGCTGCAAGGGATGAGGTTGGACGTCTGAGCAATTCTTATGTGCAGCCCTATTCCTGCTATGAACTGGGCTGCGTGCTGCTGAACACCCCAGAG TCTGCAGGGAAGGGCAGAATGCTGATGGTTCAGGCTAAG GAGGACTATGCTGGCTATGACTTCGAGAACAGGCTCCACGTTCGCATTCATTCAGCTCTCGCCTCCACGATGGCTTCTGCAGCCCAGCCTTGA
- the LOC117954884 gene encoding tetratricopeptide repeat protein 39C-like isoform X2 — protein MEAKSILQQREAIYPNSSLFTFFKGRVQRLECQISTALKSFRDALDLASDQREIQHVCLYEIGWCSMIELNYKEAYRAFERLKTESRWSQCYYAYLTGACQGATGDLDGAVTVFKDVERLFKRKNNQIESFSMKRAEKLKTTSLSKELCILSVIEILYLWKALPNCSTTNLQTMTQVLLGIDDASCAGLKNLLLGAIKRCLHNNNDAIQFFSLAARDEVGRLSNSYVQPYSCYELGCVLLNTPESAGKGRMLMVQAKEDYAGYDFENRLHVRIHSALASTMASAAQP, from the exons ATGGAAGCCAAATCCATTCTTCAACAAAGGGAGGCCATCTATCCAAACTCCTCCctcttcacttttttcaaaggcagagtcCAACGCCTCGAG TGCCAGATCAGTACAGCCTTGAAGTCCTTCCGGGATGCCTTAGATCTGGCCTCTGACCAGAGGGAGATCCAGCACGTGTGTTTATATGAAATAG GTTGGTGCAGCATGATCGAACTGAACTACAAAGAAGCCTACAGGGCCTTTGAGCGACTGAAGACCGAGTCTCGCTGGTCCCAGTGCTACTACGCCTACTTAACTGGAG CGTGCCAAGGAGCCACAGGTGATCTGGACGGAGCTGTCACAGTTTTCAAGGATGTTGAAAGACTTTTCAAACGCAAGAACAATCAGATCGAGTCGTTCTCCATGAAGAGG GCTGAGAAGCTTAAGACCACAAGTCTGTCCAAAGAACTCTGCATCCTGTCTGTGATTGAGATTCTTTATCTGTGGAAAGCTCTGCCCAACTGCTCCACCACCAACCTTCAGACAATGACACAAG TCCTGCTGGGGATTGACGATGCCTCGTGTGCTGGCCTGAAAAACCTGCTTCTTGGTGCCATAAAAAGATGTCTTCATAATAACAACGATGCCATTCAG ttttTCAGTCTGGCTGCAAGGGATGAGGTTGGACGTCTGAGCAATTCTTATGTGCAGCCCTATTCCTGCTATGAACTGGGCTGCGTGCTGCTGAACACCCCAGAG TCTGCAGGGAAGGGCAGAATGCTGATGGTTCAGGCTAAG GAGGACTATGCTGGCTATGACTTCGAGAACAGGCTCCACGTTCGCATTCATTCAGCTCTCGCCTCCACGATGGCTTCTGCAGCCCAGCCTTGA